From the genome of Geobacter sp. SVR, one region includes:
- a CDS encoding MFS transporter: protein MFGGIGVNVFILGLVSFLTDVSSEMIYPLLPLFVTSVLGGGPAFLGMIEGIAESTAALLKLSSGILSDRTGGRKGLVLAGYSLAAIARPLVALAASPAHVLLVRFFDRAGKGIRTSPRDALIADSTDQNMWGKAFGFQRALDHAGAILGPLVASGLLAWLAVDLRTVFWLAAIPGAMAVGLIVVKLRDVPRRTSVSSSTFDISPPRNIRGYLLVLLLFTLGNSSDAFLLLRAGQLGVSPARIPLLWTFFHAVKMLASMPFGALSDRIGRRSVIVAGWCVYALAYAGFALAGNELQIWLLFAWYGLFYGMTEGVEKAYLSDLAEPAERGAAFGWYNAAIGIGAFPASLLFGLIWQKVSPQAAFMSGAGLAGLASLLLIMLQPAPPGTSR, encoded by the coding sequence ATGTTCGGCGGCATCGGTGTCAACGTGTTCATACTCGGTCTGGTCAGCTTTTTGACCGACGTTTCCAGTGAGATGATCTACCCCTTGCTGCCGCTCTTCGTGACATCCGTTTTGGGGGGCGGACCCGCCTTTCTGGGAATGATCGAAGGTATTGCCGAATCAACTGCCGCTTTGCTCAAACTCTCGTCCGGCATCCTCTCTGACCGCACCGGGGGCAGAAAAGGGCTGGTACTGGCCGGTTACTCGCTCGCCGCCATCGCGAGGCCTTTGGTCGCCCTGGCCGCATCGCCAGCACACGTTTTGCTGGTACGTTTTTTCGACCGGGCCGGCAAGGGCATCCGTACTTCCCCCCGTGATGCACTCATTGCCGATTCGACTGATCAGAACATGTGGGGCAAGGCCTTCGGTTTTCAACGGGCACTGGACCACGCCGGGGCGATCCTGGGGCCGCTGGTGGCCAGTGGACTGCTGGCATGGCTGGCGGTTGATCTGCGGACCGTGTTCTGGCTGGCCGCCATTCCCGGTGCCATGGCTGTCGGATTGATCGTGGTAAAGCTGCGTGACGTGCCCCGGCGAACCTCCGTCAGCAGCAGCACCTTTGATATCTCCCCACCGAGGAACATCAGGGGCTACCTGCTGGTTCTACTGCTCTTCACACTGGGCAACTCGTCCGATGCTTTCCTGCTGCTGCGCGCCGGCCAACTCGGAGTTTCTCCGGCCCGCATCCCCCTTCTGTGGACCTTTTTCCATGCCGTCAAGATGCTCGCCTCGATGCCGTTCGGCGCGCTTTCCGACCGCATCGGCCGGCGCAGCGTAATCGTTGCCGGCTGGTGCGTCTATGCCCTCGCCTATGCCGGTTTCGCACTAGCAGGAAACGAACTGCAGATATGGCTGTTATTCGCCTGGTATGGCCTGTTCTATGGCATGACCGAGGGAGTGGAAAAGGCGTACCTGTCGGATCTGGCGGAACCTGCCGAAAGGGGCGCGGCTTTCGGTTGGTACAATGCCGCCATCGGCATCGGGGCCTTTCCTGCCAGTCTGCTCTTCGGGCTCATCTGGCAGAAGGTATCCCCGCAGGCGGCGTTCATGTCCGGTGCCGGATTGGCCGGTCTTGCCTCGCTGCTTCTGATCATGCTGCAGCCGGCGCCCCCCGGGACCTCCCGGTAA
- a CDS encoding sigma-54 dependent transcriptional regulator: protein MSKTILIVDDEKDIRTSLTGILEDEGYQVLSAASGADALESVRQDLPDLIMLDIWMPGMDGLETLEKLKALFPLVTVIMISGHGTIETAVRATKLGAFDFIEKPLSLDKVLITVSNALRMKELRVENEELKRVVGNEYELIGTSPAIAELREQIVRVAPTTASVLVTGENGTGKELVARSIHYYSLRSDKPFIAINCAAIPEELIESELFGHEKGAFTGAVAQKKGKFDLADGGTLFLDEIGDMSLKTQAKVLRILQERRFERVGGTRTVTVDVRIIAATNKELETEIRQGRFREDLYYRLNVVPFRVPALRERSQDIPQLVPHFVSQFYRREGREPKVFLPEALESLKHHDWPGNVRELKNIIERILIMSPGRQITPADIPELSPARGAADSPDIRPDSLFVPGTLREAREGFERDFIIQKLEENDWNISRTAEIIELERSNLHRKIKSYGIDVRK, encoded by the coding sequence ATGTCGAAGACAATTCTGATCGTGGATGATGAAAAGGATATCAGGACATCCCTGACCGGTATCCTGGAAGACGAGGGCTACCAGGTACTCAGTGCGGCCAGCGGCGCCGATGCGCTGGAAAGCGTCCGCCAGGACCTGCCTGATCTGATCATGCTGGACATCTGGATGCCGGGCATGGATGGATTGGAAACGCTGGAAAAGCTGAAGGCGCTCTTTCCGTTGGTTACGGTTATCATGATCTCCGGTCACGGCACGATCGAAACCGCGGTCCGGGCCACCAAGCTGGGGGCATTCGATTTCATCGAAAAGCCGCTCTCCCTGGACAAGGTGCTGATTACGGTTTCCAATGCCCTGCGAATGAAAGAATTGCGGGTGGAAAACGAAGAACTCAAGCGGGTGGTGGGAAACGAGTATGAGCTGATCGGCACAAGCCCGGCCATTGCGGAGCTGCGTGAGCAGATCGTCCGGGTGGCACCTACGACCGCGTCGGTGCTGGTTACCGGTGAGAACGGTACCGGTAAGGAGTTGGTGGCCCGTTCGATCCACTATTACAGTCTGCGCAGCGATAAGCCCTTTATTGCCATAAACTGCGCCGCAATTCCTGAAGAGCTGATCGAAAGCGAATTGTTCGGTCACGAAAAGGGGGCATTCACCGGCGCCGTGGCCCAGAAAAAAGGTAAATTCGATCTGGCTGACGGCGGAACTCTCTTTCTGGACGAAATCGGCGACATGTCCCTGAAAACCCAGGCCAAGGTTCTGCGAATCTTGCAGGAACGGCGCTTTGAACGGGTGGGCGGTACACGGACGGTAACCGTCGATGTGCGTATCATCGCGGCTACCAATAAGGAGCTGGAAACGGAGATCCGGCAGGGACGGTTCCGTGAGGACCTCTACTACCGTCTGAACGTGGTCCCCTTCCGCGTACCCGCATTGAGAGAACGTTCGCAGGATATTCCCCAACTGGTGCCGCATTTCGTGAGCCAGTTTTACCGGCGCGAGGGGCGCGAACCGAAAGTGTTTCTGCCCGAAGCCCTCGAAAGCCTCAAACATCATGATTGGCCCGGGAACGTGCGAGAGCTCAAGAACATCATCGAACGGATACTGATCATGAGTCCCGGCAGGCAGATCACGCCGGCCGACATTCCGGAGCTCTCACCGGCTCGCGGTGCGGCGGACTCACCGGACATCAGGCCGGACAGCCTGTTCGTGCCCGGTACACTCAGAGAGGCCCGGGAAGGGTTTGAACGGGATTTCATCATTCAGAAGCTGGAGGAGAATGATTGGAACATCTCCCGCACGGCCGAGATCATCGAACTCGAACGGAGCAATCTCCACCGCAAGATCAAGAGTTACGGCATCGACGTGCGGAAATAG
- a CDS encoding DUF4149 domain-containing protein, whose product MHVAGVVYRLAVSLWFGGVTLFTLVLTPVLFKTQSRDLAGTIVGLLFPAYFRWGLACGVLALACHLLVRGREWLPVVVIAAMLALTAVQAFYIEPRAAALKRQIPSFDTTPKEHPLRREFSRLHGISASCNLAMLGGGALLVVLM is encoded by the coding sequence ATGCATGTCGCTGGTGTTGTGTATCGTCTGGCAGTTTCCTTGTGGTTCGGAGGGGTTACCCTGTTTACCCTGGTTTTGACCCCGGTGCTGTTCAAGACCCAGTCCCGGGATCTGGCCGGCACGATTGTGGGGTTGCTGTTCCCCGCCTATTTCCGGTGGGGGCTGGCCTGCGGCGTCCTGGCCCTGGCCTGCCACCTGCTGGTCCGCGGCCGTGAATGGCTGCCCGTGGTCGTAATCGCGGCGATGCTGGCACTCACCGCGGTGCAGGCCTTCTACATCGAGCCCAGGGCAGCGGCCCTCAAGCGCCAGATCCCCTCCTTCGACACCACCCCCAAAGAGCACCCGTTGCGCCGCGAGTTTTCCCGCCTGCATGGCATATCCGCCTCCTGCAATCTGGCAATGCTGGGGGGCGGGGCCCTGCTGGTCGTGTTGATGTAA